The following is a genomic window from Paenibacillus thiaminolyticus.
TTATTTTTTTGAATATGCGGATTTGAATACGTTTTCTTTCGTGGCCCCGGTATTGAAAAAGGAGTGGGGGATGTCCGTCACCGAGATCGGCTGGATCACATCAAGCTCTTTTCTCGGGATGTTCATCGGTTCGGTATTTGGCGGATGGTTCGCGGACCGATACGGAAGAAAGCGGGCCATTATGATGATGACGTTATTTTTTTCCGTGTTCTCTATGCTTACGGCTGTGGCATGGAATCCGGTCATCCTCGGAATCTTCCGCTTCTTGACCGGCATGGGAGTATCCGCGGCCCTGATCAATTCGAGCACATATATTAGCGAGTTTTTCCCTTCCGTTTCCCGAGGCAAATTTCAGGGCATCGCACTCGTCGTCGGCTTGCTGGGCATTCCGGTCACCGGCTGGATTTCAACCTTGCTTATCGGGTTAGGCCCCTTCGGCTGGAAATTCGTCTTCATCTGGGGCGGAATGGGGATCGTAGGTGTATGGTTCCTGCGCCATCTTCATGAAATTCCGCGTTGGCATGTATCCCGGGGAGAAACGGAAAAAGCGGAGGCGATCGTCCGGCAGGTGGAAGAGCAGGCGCTCCGCGAAAAAGGAGAACTGCCTCCCGTTCCCGAGCCAGCTTATCGGCCCCAAGCGCATATGGCAGCCAAGGGCTACCGCGAATTGTTCAAGGGAAAATACCGCCACCGGACGCTCATCCTGGCTATGGCTTGGATTTTCCAGACACTCGGCTTCTACGGATTCGGCTCCTGGGTTCCGACGCTGCTCGTTCAGAACGGAATTATGCTCGATAAATCACTGCTGTATAGCACGTTGATTACGATCGGTGCTCCGCTCGGAGCTTTGCTTGGCGCGATGATCTCCGACCGCTTTGAACGGAAGTGGAATTTGGTCGCTTCATCGCTCTTTATCGCAATATCCGTATTCTTTTATGGCATGACGGTCAATCCGCTGTTCCTTATCGCGTTCGGCTTTCTCGTGAATCTAATCGAGCGAACCTATTCCTCCAACCTTTACACCTATACGTCTGAAATGTATCCGACATCGATTCGCGGAACGGGCTATGGGCTAACGTACGGCTTGGGGAGGTTCTCCAATGTGCTTGGGCCGATGCTGATCAGCTTGCTGCTGCTCGAGTTCGGAAGCTTCAGCGTCTTCGCGTTCATCTCGCTCTGCTGGGTCGGCTCAGCAATCGCCTTGAGCTTCGGTCCCGCCACCAACCGGCGCAGCCTGGATGACTTCGAGAGCGGCGAGGATGAGATCAGACCATTCGAGCGAACCCGGGCGATGACGGCGATGGCCAAGAACGATTGAGCAATAAGCAAAGAGAAGAAGATAGAGAGACCGCGATGGTCTCGCTCTATCTTCTTTTTGGCGTTTCCAAGTCTCTATTTTTCATAAAATCCACGAATTCCTTAATGAGCGTCAAGTTAAGCGACTCTTTCCGATAAATCATCCACGATTTCCGTTTCCATGGCTCGCCGTGCTGTGTGGTCAAATTAATTTTGTATAAATCCTCTTGACCGCCGAGCACGATCGTCGGCAATATGGCATATCCGAGCCCGTTCAACACCATTTCTTTGCCGGTCTCCATCTTATCCACCTTCATCGCGATGTTCGGGGGCAGCGAATACCGCTCCTTCCACCAGAGGTCGATCGTATTTTGCAGGGAAGGCTCCGTCTTATAATTGATTCGCGGGAGGCTGGGCAGGTCCTGAAGACGAATTTCGTGCTTGGAGACGATACAAATATTCTCCTCCATCATTAAATGCTTCTCGTCCGGCCAATCGTAATCGCCCCGAATCATGCCGATATGGACATGCTGGCTGTAGACGGAATGAACGAGATTCGAGCTCCAGTCCGTCATGACCCTCACTTCCACATCCGGGTACTGCTCCAGGAATTGCTTGAGAATGGAGGGGAGAATATAAGTCGCAATATTGCTGGCTACGCCCAAACGAAGGATTCCCGTGACCTTATTATCCATATTTCGCAGAAATTCTTTC
Proteins encoded in this region:
- a CDS encoding MFS transporter; its protein translation is MRITPNESGANNLSGRLDRLPVSSIHRKTLVTLAIIYFFEYADLNTFSFVAPVLKKEWGMSVTEIGWITSSSFLGMFIGSVFGGWFADRYGRKRAIMMMTLFFSVFSMLTAVAWNPVILGIFRFLTGMGVSAALINSSTYISEFFPSVSRGKFQGIALVVGLLGIPVTGWISTLLIGLGPFGWKFVFIWGGMGIVGVWFLRHLHEIPRWHVSRGETEKAEAIVRQVEEQALREKGELPPVPEPAYRPQAHMAAKGYRELFKGKYRHRTLILAMAWIFQTLGFYGFGSWVPTLLVQNGIMLDKSLLYSTLITIGAPLGALLGAMISDRFERKWNLVASSLFIAISVFFYGMTVNPLFLIAFGFLVNLIERTYSSNLYTYTSEMYPTSIRGTGYGLTYGLGRFSNVLGPMLISLLLLEFGSFSVFAFISLCWVGSAIALSFGPATNRRSLDDFESGEDEIRPFERTRAMTAMAKND
- a CDS encoding LysR family transcriptional regulator; amino-acid sequence: MEEKDWIILETLHHEQNITKAAEKLYISQPALTYRIQQLEKEFGVKIVNRGRRGIQFTPQGEHLVKYAKDMRLQLRQTKEFLRNMDNKVTGILRLGVASNIATYILPSILKQFLEQYPDVEVRVMTDWSSNLVHSVYSQHVHIGMIRGDYDWPDEKHLMMEENICIVSKHEIRLQDLPSLPRINYKTEPSLQNTIDLWWKERYSLPPNIAMKVDKMETGKEMVLNGLGYAILPTIVLGGQEDLYKINLTTQHGEPWKRKSWMIYRKESLNLTLIKEFVDFMKNRDLETPKRR